TTGACCCCAACCCAGGTTGGTCTCTTAAAATCCATATATATCAATGGTTATAACCTCTAATACCAACCTGACCAACCTATTTTAGATAATTTAGATAAAAGTAAGAGAAGAGAAAGACTACCATATTCTCTGGTTGTGGAATTTGGTAATCATGTGTAAATTCATTTCGCTCCTACAAAAGTTGGGAAAAAGGTTGGTCGGTCGGTCTCGTGGCTTAGAGAGCTTACTGGGAGAGACTTTCAGCAGACCCCCCGGTTGGGCTAGAGACCTACCTTTTAGACCAACCCCGTAGTTTTTTAAGTCAGCTTATGCTTCAAATCACTTGGAGCAGGTTGGTATGGTACTTGAGTTTCGCTGACCCATTTCCTAGACTTGACTTTATCCACCGTCGTTCTAACTTGGTTGTAGCCGAGTAGCTTCATGCAGGTTGCTACGTCCATTTCGTCTTTTCGAGTGCGTCGTTCCACTGGTTTACCAATAGCATGAGTCAAGAGCAAATCGGTGGTGATTGTCTTGCACGGGTTGAACTTTACACCATGTTCCGAGCAGTAATTTCCTTGTAGGTATTCGGTGATTGGAGTTAACCAGGGGTGAGCATCCTGTCGGAACTGTTGGGTGTGCTGCGCTCTGGCAGCTTCTTGCTCGTCAGTCATCATGACCGAATAGCCTTCTTTGTAAAGTTTCAAGGTAGTTGCCCAGATGACATCTCTCATCTGCTCTATTTCAGCAAGGTTAACTTTTTTAGTCACCTTGACTACCCAGTATCTACGATCACCAGTGGGGTCAGTTAGGAATTCATCTTCGTTGGTCGTACCTACCAAGATGAAGCCGCGCTTGTGAGCTTTGCTACCACGTCCATAGGGTTCTACGAATTCATCAATGCATCTGGTTACGAAACTCTTTGTTGCGGAGTTGCCTTTTTTACCGTAAGCATATTCAAATTCACCCCACTCAATACACCAAGCTTTGTACATTGACAGCAATTCTTTGCGTTCGTCTCCACCATCACTGACACACGTTCTGAAGAAGTCTGACGAGAACAACCTACAGAAGAATTTAGTTTTACCTATTCCCTGCTTCCCGTGCAGTATCGGGAGGAAATCCAACTCACACCCTGGCTCCATTACTCGCTTCACAGCAGCTACCAGGGTTTTTGTCATGATGATGCATTCCAGTTCCGATTCTACCCCCAATAAATCTTTCCAGAAGGTATTCAAAAACTCTTCATCTGCGGCTAGCGATGAGTCGAGGCTATTTAGATAATTGCGAACCGGATGGTAGTTTTTTTGTTTGGCAACTCCCGATATTAGTCTCCCTATCGTGTCGGCTCCGATGAGGATGTCTTTCTCAGCTAACTGCACCTCCATGACATCAACATCAACATCTTTACCGCTCAACTCCTCGACACAATAGCTCATCTCATTCCATCGCAGGTCATATTCTTCGCGCAGCAAGTCAATAACGACTGACTTGTAATTCTGCTTCTCGCGAACTTGGATAGGGTTTTGCTTCCCTGCTTTAATACCGCTGTGAATCGTGGATATAGCTTCAGATTGTGAGAGTCCGGCATCTTCCGCAGCTTCCAGAAGTTGTTCTATCAACTCGTCTTCATCTAGCTCATCGTTGCTGGCAATACGTTGCCCAATAGCAAATGACGATCGGTTCAAGGTAACATTGCGTTCTTTGTTCGGTTCTGCATTCCTAACATTCTCAATCAAGTCGCTAATGGAGCTAACACCTAGTGATTTTTTTCTCCGCTCCACCTTCGTTGGTGGCAGCTCGTCAGGATGTGGCTCCAATCCATCAACTATTTCGTCTAGCGTGTATCGGACACCAGAATCGCACTTGGAGAGGGAAACCATTGTCGGCTCACCTTTCA
This window of the Chroococcidiopsis thermalis PCC 7203 genome carries:
- a CDS encoding VapE domain-containing protein, with the translated sequence MNHQDKSVHNSETNPNNVEPETNTQRYNQQLAEQFLKALDTGNFTFQLFDDAEEKKLPPDTFYGSFGNLQNKLSENNAKGYGIFVTINRTKGMRRRKEDVTAIRALFIDLDKEIPQQWHLEPSIIVKTSGNKGHAYWLLDKPSTELEKFKTYQKRLIHYYKSDIVIHDLPRVMRLPGYWHLKGEPTMVSLSKCDSGVRYTLDEIVDGLEPHPDELPPTKVERRKKSLGVSSISDLIENVRNAEPNKERNVTLNRSSFAIGQRIASNDELDEDELIEQLLEAAEDAGLSQSEAISTIHSGIKAGKQNPIQVREKQNYKSVVIDLLREEYDLRWNEMSYCVEELSGKDVDVDVMEVQLAEKDILIGADTIGRLISGVAKQKNYHPVRNYLNSLDSSLAADEEFLNTFWKDLLGVESELECIIMTKTLVAAVKRVMEPGCELDFLPILHGKQGIGKTKFFCRLFSSDFFRTCVSDGGDERKELLSMYKAWCIEWGEFEYAYGKKGNSATKSFVTRCIDEFVEPYGRGSKAHKRGFILVGTTNEDEFLTDPTGDRRYWVVKVTKKVNLAEIEQMRDVIWATTLKLYKEGYSVMMTDEQEAARAQHTQQFRQDAHPWLTPITEYLQGNYCSEHGVKFNPCKTITTDLLLTHAIGKPVERRTRKDEMDVATCMKLLGYNQVRTTVDKVKSRKWVSETQVPYQPAPSDLKHKLT